The Sodalis praecaptivus genome includes a region encoding these proteins:
- a CDS encoding tripartite tricarboxylate transporter permease yields the protein METYLQIFHGFSVAFQPDNLLYILIGCLLGTAVGVLPGLGPTAGIAVMLPVTFGLEPTGALIMLCGLYYGTMYGGSTASILINTPGESSSVMTALDGHQMARQGRAGAALAVSAIGSFIAGTIAVVLLSFFAVPFSVFALRVGPAEFFTLMLFSLSAVASLSGKSLARGLLSLVLGLIIATIGIDLQSGMPRFTGGIMELQEGIPFLVASVGLFALSEVLINFERHLQGEEKIQPVRGSLWLTREEWRRSRMPILRGTLLGFAKGLLPGGGATIATVLSYGLERALSKTPERFGQGMIEGVAGPEAANNAAVGGHLVPLLTLGVPSSSSSALLLGAFIMFGIQPGPLLMQNHPQLVWGLVDSMYLGNLLLLILNLPLVFLFVRLLYIPTGMLLPGIVTVASIGVYSIKSSIFDLYLILGFGLLGYVLRKIDVPLAPMILALVLGSNLEQSFRQALTISAGDMHIFIASPVALGFLTLTLLSLALSLTLPFWRARRRHAAANTID from the coding sequence ATGGAAACTTACCTGCAAATCTTTCACGGCTTCAGCGTCGCCTTTCAGCCCGATAATCTGCTTTATATTCTCATAGGCTGCCTGCTCGGCACCGCTGTGGGCGTGTTGCCGGGGTTGGGCCCGACGGCGGGTATCGCAGTTATGCTTCCCGTGACCTTTGGTCTGGAGCCCACCGGAGCGTTGATCATGCTCTGTGGCCTTTATTACGGCACCATGTATGGCGGGTCGACCGCGTCGATCCTGATTAATACCCCCGGTGAATCGTCATCGGTCATGACCGCGCTGGACGGCCATCAGATGGCGCGGCAGGGGCGCGCCGGCGCCGCGCTCGCCGTATCGGCCATCGGCTCGTTTATCGCCGGGACGATTGCCGTGGTCTTGCTGAGTTTCTTCGCCGTGCCGTTTTCCGTCTTTGCTTTGCGGGTCGGGCCCGCCGAATTTTTTACGCTAATGCTGTTTTCATTGAGCGCCGTGGCATCGCTGAGCGGCAAATCCTTGGCGCGCGGGCTGCTTTCGCTGGTGCTGGGGCTGATTATCGCCACGATCGGTATCGATCTGCAAAGCGGTATGCCGCGTTTTACCGGCGGCATCATGGAGCTGCAGGAAGGGATCCCCTTTCTGGTGGCGTCGGTCGGACTCTTTGCTCTGTCGGAAGTGCTGATCAACTTTGAGCGTCATTTGCAGGGGGAGGAGAAAATTCAACCCGTCCGCGGCAGCCTGTGGCTGACCCGAGAGGAATGGCGTCGTTCCCGCATGCCGATATTGCGCGGCACGCTGCTGGGCTTCGCAAAAGGACTGCTACCGGGCGGCGGCGCCACCATCGCCACGGTATTATCCTACGGCCTCGAGCGCGCGCTGAGCAAAACGCCAGAGCGGTTCGGCCAAGGGATGATAGAAGGTGTCGCCGGACCGGAAGCCGCCAATAACGCCGCGGTTGGCGGTCATCTGGTCCCGTTGCTTACCCTGGGGGTGCCGAGCAGCAGCTCTTCTGCGCTGTTACTGGGCGCGTTTATCATGTTTGGTATCCAGCCGGGTCCCTTGCTGATGCAAAATCATCCACAACTGGTCTGGGGACTGGTGGACAGTATGTATCTCGGCAACCTGCTGTTGCTGATACTCAATCTACCGCTGGTGTTCCTGTTTGTCCGGTTGTTATACATCCCAACGGGTATGCTGTTGCCGGGGATTGTCACGGTGGCCAGCATTGGCGTCTATTCCATCAAATCCAGCATTTTTGATCTTTACCTGATCCTGGGTTTCGGCCTGTTGGGTTATGTGCTGCGCAAGATTGATGTGCCGTTGGCGCCGATGATCCTGGCCCTGGTGCTGGGCAGTAACCTTGAGCAGTCGTTTCGCCAGGCGCTGACCATTTCCGCCGGCGATATGCATATCTTCATCGCAAGCCCCGTCGCGCTAGGGTTCTTGACCCTGACGTTACTGTCTCTCGCATTGAGTCTGACGCTACCGTTCTGGCGCGCCCGCCGGCGGCACGCCGCCGCCAACACGATCGACTAA
- a CDS encoding LysR family transcriptional regulator, with protein sequence MTLDEMNAFMALVQLQSTRETAELLGLTQPAITRRVQSLEASLGVVLLDRQTKPLKPTAMGRRVYRQCERISNELALLRQLVEQDAPPSGVLRLGLPQSITDIGVAPALMSLTHRYPHIEPRLSSNWGVNLLQGIQKGIVDAALLLYPAGNIFPEGLQSKDLGAVPLVVATAAGGGPLPTTLAACHQQGWVLNPTGCGFRGGLERALKDRGLPMRINMEVTGNDLQLALIADGGGLGLVPRYLLENSVYAGRLRILPLQDFQPDNRLWLVHPVLPRPLAEAAASFGSTVAARLGLTAPLAH encoded by the coding sequence ATGACTTTGGATGAGATGAACGCTTTTATGGCGCTGGTACAGCTGCAATCTACGCGAGAAACGGCGGAATTGCTGGGTTTAACGCAGCCGGCTATCACCCGGCGGGTACAAAGCCTGGAGGCGTCGCTGGGGGTTGTCCTCCTTGACCGTCAAACCAAACCGCTCAAGCCGACGGCCATGGGACGGCGGGTTTATCGGCAATGCGAGCGCATCAGTAATGAACTCGCGCTTTTACGGCAATTGGTGGAACAAGATGCGCCCCCCAGCGGCGTTCTGCGCTTGGGGCTGCCGCAGAGCATAACGGATATCGGGGTAGCGCCGGCCCTAATGTCGCTGACCCACCGCTACCCTCATATTGAACCACGCCTGAGCAGCAACTGGGGCGTCAATTTATTGCAGGGAATACAGAAGGGGATAGTGGATGCGGCCTTGCTGCTTTATCCCGCCGGCAACATTTTCCCGGAGGGATTGCAGTCCAAGGATCTGGGGGCTGTGCCGCTGGTCGTTGCAACGGCGGCCGGCGGCGGCCCTCTGCCCACGACGCTTGCCGCCTGCCATCAGCAAGGCTGGGTACTCAACCCGACGGGGTGCGGCTTCAGGGGCGGCCTGGAGCGCGCGTTGAAAGATAGGGGATTGCCGATGCGCATCAATATGGAAGTTACCGGCAACGATCTGCAATTGGCCTTGATAGCGGACGGTGGCGGGCTGGGCTTGGTGCCGCGCTACCTGCTGGAAAATAGCGTTTACGCCGGCCGGTTACGTATTTTACCGCTACAGGATTTTCAACCGGACAACCGGCTCTGGCTGGTGCATCCAGTTTTACCGCGCCCCTTGGCCGAAGCGGCAGCCAGTTTCGGCTCGACCGTGGCCGCAAGGCTGGGTCTGACGGCGCCCTTGGCCCATTGA